The following proteins come from a genomic window of Methanomassiliicoccales archaeon:
- the mcrA gene encoding coenzyme-B sulfoethylthiotransferase subunit alpha: MAKEKEKMFIAAMHKKFTEDPTEVRSQHYSYGGWRQSKRKREWVEQANKIAKARGIPMMNQDVGVALGQRVLMPYQLSHTDIYGEADDLHWVNNAAMQQCWDDIRRTVIVGLDVAHNVIEKRLSKEVTPETINRYLEAVNHTMPGGAVVQEHMAELCPELVKDSYVKVFSGDDELIDEIDKCFVIDINKEFPADQAKQLKAAVGKKLWQVVRVPTMVGRVCDGGTISRHSAMQISMAFITAYRLAAGEAAIADFAFAAKHAAMVEMGTMMPARRARGPNEPGGIPFGVLADMVQSTRTKPDDPARASLEAVALGAVILDQIYLGSYMSGGVGFTQYANAAYCDNILEDYTYWAVDHIKDKYGGFCKSKPSTELIEKLGTEINSYALEMYERYPAAMEAHFGGSQRATVAAAATGIGVAFATGNANAGINGWYLSMYQHRERLGRLGFYGYDLQDNCGAANSFSYRSDEGLPHELRGANYPIYAMNVGHLSGYTGIALAPHAARGDAYVCHPLVKIAFADKNLPFDFANITKEFGRGCLREFMPMGERTAVIPAK; encoded by the coding sequence GATCGCCAAGGCCCGTGGAATCCCCATGATGAACCAGGATGTCGGTGTCGCTCTCGGCCAGAGGGTTTTGATGCCCTACCAGCTGTCCCACACTGACATCTACGGCGAAGCCGATGACTTGCACTGGGTAAACAACGCTGCAATGCAGCAATGCTGGGACGACATACGCAGGACCGTAATCGTCGGTCTGGACGTCGCCCACAACGTTATCGAGAAGAGGCTGTCGAAGGAGGTCACCCCTGAGACCATCAACCGCTACCTGGAAGCTGTTAACCATACCATGCCAGGCGGTGCAGTGGTTCAGGAGCACATGGCCGAACTTTGCCCTGAGTTAGTGAAGGACTCCTACGTCAAGGTGTTCTCTGGCGACGACGAGTTGATCGACGAGATCGACAAGTGCTTCGTCATCGACATCAACAAGGAGTTCCCCGCGGACCAGGCCAAGCAGCTGAAGGCCGCTGTCGGCAAGAAGCTGTGGCAAGTAGTGCGCGTCCCGACCATGGTTGGACGTGTGTGCGATGGAGGTACCATATCGAGGCATTCTGCGATGCAGATCTCTATGGCCTTCATCACCGCGTACAGGCTGGCTGCCGGTGAAGCGGCAATCGCCGACTTCGCCTTCGCCGCCAAGCACGCCGCGATGGTGGAAATGGGTACCATGATGCCCGCCAGGAGGGCCAGAGGCCCCAACGAGCCCGGTGGAATTCCGTTCGGTGTGCTGGCCGATATGGTTCAGAGCACCAGGACCAAGCCGGACGACCCTGCCCGCGCATCCCTAGAGGCTGTCGCCCTGGGTGCAGTGATATTGGACCAGATATACCTCGGATCCTATATGTCCGGGGGTGTCGGGTTCACTCAGTACGCCAACGCCGCCTACTGCGACAACATCCTGGAGGACTACACATACTGGGCCGTGGACCACATCAAGGACAAGTACGGCGGGTTCTGCAAAAGCAAGCCCTCCACCGAGCTGATCGAGAAGCTCGGTACCGAGATCAACTCCTACGCCCTGGAGATGTACGAGCGCTACCCGGCTGCCATGGAAGCCCACTTCGGTGGGTCCCAGAGGGCCACCGTCGCCGCCGCCGCAACTGGTATCGGAGTCGCCTTCGCTACCGGAAACGCCAACGCGGGTATAAACGGATGGTACCTGTCCATGTACCAGCACAGGGAGAGGCTCGGAAGGCTCGGGTTCTACGGATACGACCTGCAAGACAACTGCGGCGCCGCCAACTCGTTCTCCTACAGGAGCGACGAGGGGCTGCCGCACGAGCTGCGCGGTGCGAACTACCCGATCTACGCGATGAACGTGGGGCACCTGAGCGGATACACCGGTATCGCCCTGGCTCCCCACGCCGCTCGCGGAGATGCCTACGTCTGCCACCCGCTGGTCAAGATCGCCTTCGCCGACAAGAACCTACCCTTCGACTTCGCCAACATCACCAAGGAATTTGGTCGTGGCTGCCTGAGGGAGTTCATGCCGATGGGTGAGAGGACCGCTGTCATCCCCGCCAAGTAA
- a CDS encoding DUF2098 family protein: MQVGEYVKYRVTGTVGKVLEVHQRDGVDWALLDTYELWYVSSLLDPASADEYKRTSFKDRTHAQSLEEMQALTDEIMADISVVTPSGSG; this comes from the coding sequence ATGCAAGTAGGAGAGTACGTGAAATACAGAGTCACCGGGACGGTGGGAAAGGTACTGGAAGTGCACCAGCGCGACGGGGTGGATTGGGCTTTGCTCGACACCTACGAGCTATGGTACGTATCCAGCCTCCTGGACCCCGCCTCGGCGGACGAGTACAAGCGGACCTCCTTCAAGGATCGGACCCACGCTCAGTCATTGGAGGAAATGCAGGCCTTGACCGACGAGATCATGGCCGACATATCCGTCGTGACACCGAGCGGGAGTGGCTGA
- a CDS encoding carboxymuconolactone decarboxylase family protein, which translates to MSLEQMAEQQPEVIRAMYRFKNEVFKDNNLTFKEKELIAVAITAVLKCDECFQLHSKKAMEAGATKDQIREALNVAMYLAGPSAVVGMPSIDKFLSQ; encoded by the coding sequence ATGAGCCTGGAACAGATGGCCGAACAGCAGCCTGAGGTCATTCGAGCCATGTACCGATTCAAGAACGAGGTGTTCAAGGACAACAACCTCACCTTCAAGGAAAAGGAGCTGATCGCCGTGGCCATAACCGCGGTCCTGAAATGCGATGAATGCTTCCAGCTTCACTCCAAGAAGGCCATGGAGGCCGGGGCCACCAAGGATCAGATACGGGAGGCCTTGAACGTGGCCATGTACCTGGCCGGTCCCAGCGCAGTAGTGGGCATGCCATCCATCGACAAGTTCCTGTCGCAGTGA
- a CDS encoding DUF2111 domain-containing protein, whose product MSFNSYFAGGPTPKFTAYHIWKAHQVVAKEGPIGRKALAEVLQIGEGSTRTILDKMTREGSVESSRLGITITDRGRRKLDNSGVEVRQVELSDLTLGKFNCAVLIKGAGSRVRLGCEQRDEAVRAGAVGATTLVVQKGRIVFPGDEEFPDQNLVAPLRNYFRMDDGDVIIIGSAFSYDAAEKGAVTAALSLGNLSKRCWNEGTNILSQDTESDELRCLALAIHELLERMPVTMRSRNHTGVRCEDGEVVDTVFTGPMLEEAMRKGAIVRRVSTSGPYRGLPVIAVPIMRKKEAIAAIATLDLGKGTPAELLTKLTKLRP is encoded by the coding sequence ATGTCTTTCAATTCATACTTTGCCGGAGGTCCCACTCCTAAGTTCACCGCATATCACATCTGGAAGGCACACCAGGTAGTGGCCAAGGAGGGACCAATCGGGCGCAAGGCCTTGGCCGAGGTCCTCCAGATAGGGGAGGGAAGCACTCGGACCATCTTGGATAAGATGACGCGGGAGGGGTCTGTGGAGAGCTCTCGCTTAGGGATCACCATCACCGATCGCGGAAGGCGCAAGCTGGACAATTCGGGTGTGGAGGTAAGGCAGGTGGAGCTGTCCGACCTTACCCTTGGCAAGTTCAACTGCGCGGTCCTGATCAAGGGCGCGGGTTCCCGAGTTCGCTTAGGGTGCGAGCAAAGGGACGAGGCGGTACGTGCCGGAGCGGTCGGAGCTACGACCCTCGTCGTTCAGAAAGGACGGATAGTGTTCCCGGGGGACGAGGAGTTCCCGGATCAAAATCTGGTGGCCCCGTTGCGCAACTACTTCCGCATGGATGATGGTGATGTCATCATTATCGGTTCGGCCTTCAGCTACGATGCGGCGGAGAAGGGCGCGGTGACCGCGGCCCTGTCATTAGGTAACCTTAGCAAGCGTTGCTGGAACGAGGGCACGAACATACTCAGCCAGGACACGGAGTCCGACGAGCTGCGCTGCCTGGCATTGGCGATACACGAGCTCCTAGAGCGTATGCCGGTCACCATGCGCAGCCGAAACCACACCGGGGTCCGCTGCGAGGACGGAGAGGTCGTGGACACCGTGTTCACCGGGCCTATGCTCGAGGAGGCCATGAGGAAGGGCGCCATCGTTCGTCGGGTATCCACTAGCGGACCTTATAGGGGGCTGCCGGTCATCGCCGTGCCCATAATGCGCAAGAAGGAGGCCATCGCGGCCATCGCCACTCTGGACCTGGGAAAGGGGACGCCTGCGGAACTGCTGACCAAACTGACCAAGCTGCGTCCTTAG
- the atwA gene encoding methyl coenzyme M reductase system, component A2, with product MDKVSKSFNGNQILKDISTTVHTGEVLGLIGRSGSGKSVLINAMRGTHEYKPDSGHIIYRVNHCKACGWVDMPSPGAKCVKCGKGTEIKEIDYWALDERNPLRMAMRGRIAIMMQRTFALYGDLTVIENVFEAMKEKSDEKKVERAIQLLEMVNMTHRTMHIARDLSGGEKQRTVLARQLAREPLLFLADEPTGTLDPETADTVHKALIKAVEDSGMSMIVTSHWPKAIALLSHRAIWLEDGMIKAEGAPVDVTKAFDVGFEKEADMNVEVGQPVIRVDGAKKYFYSIVRGVVKAVDDVTFDVYDKEIFGLIGLSGAGKTTLSRMISGITPATHGDVLVRVGDEWVNMSDLGEEGRGRATQYIGIMHQENALYPFNTVLQNLTVCLGMKLPQELAKMKAIQVLRGVGFTAKEVERMLYAYPESLSVGERQRIALARTMIIEPRFVVLDEPTGTMDPITRQAVAKSVMHARKELNETFLIVSHDMDFILACCDRVALMKGGKVVAMGTPTEVLAGMSQKDLDGDESKVCEV from the coding sequence TTGGACAAAGTCTCCAAGAGCTTCAACGGGAACCAGATTCTAAAGGACATTAGCACCACAGTGCATACTGGAGAGGTCCTGGGACTGATCGGAAGGAGCGGCAGCGGTAAATCCGTGCTCATCAACGCCATGCGCGGTACCCACGAATACAAGCCAGATTCCGGTCACATCATCTACCGTGTAAACCATTGCAAAGCCTGTGGGTGGGTGGACATGCCTTCCCCCGGTGCCAAATGCGTCAAGTGCGGCAAAGGTACGGAGATCAAGGAGATCGACTACTGGGCCCTCGACGAGAGGAACCCATTGCGAATGGCCATGCGCGGTCGCATCGCCATCATGATGCAGAGGACCTTCGCTTTGTACGGAGACCTCACGGTCATCGAGAACGTGTTTGAGGCCATGAAGGAGAAGTCTGACGAGAAGAAGGTAGAACGGGCCATCCAATTGCTGGAAATGGTCAACATGACCCACCGCACCATGCACATCGCCCGCGACCTGTCCGGCGGGGAGAAACAGAGGACGGTACTGGCCAGACAGCTGGCCCGGGAACCCCTGTTGTTCCTGGCCGACGAGCCCACCGGAACCTTGGACCCGGAGACGGCGGACACTGTGCACAAGGCCCTCATAAAGGCCGTGGAGGACTCGGGAATGTCCATGATAGTCACCTCCCACTGGCCAAAGGCCATCGCCCTCCTGTCCCACCGGGCCATATGGCTCGAGGACGGCATGATCAAGGCCGAGGGCGCTCCCGTCGATGTCACTAAGGCCTTTGACGTTGGGTTCGAGAAGGAAGCCGACATGAACGTCGAGGTCGGCCAGCCAGTGATCCGCGTCGATGGCGCCAAGAAATACTTCTACTCCATCGTCCGCGGGGTGGTCAAGGCCGTGGATGACGTGACCTTCGACGTGTATGACAAGGAGATATTCGGCCTCATCGGCCTGAGCGGGGCGGGGAAGACCACCTTATCGCGCATGATATCCGGGATCACCCCGGCCACGCACGGGGACGTGCTCGTGCGTGTCGGCGATGAGTGGGTCAATATGTCCGACCTCGGCGAGGAGGGCAGAGGCCGCGCAACACAGTATATTGGAATAATGCACCAGGAGAACGCCCTGTACCCCTTCAACACCGTGCTACAGAACCTCACTGTCTGCCTGGGAATGAAGTTGCCACAGGAGCTGGCCAAGATGAAGGCCATACAGGTGCTGCGTGGCGTCGGCTTCACCGCCAAGGAGGTGGAGCGCATGCTCTACGCCTATCCCGAATCCCTGAGCGTCGGCGAGCGACAACGCATCGCCCTGGCCCGGACGATGATCATCGAACCCCGTTTCGTAGTTCTGGACGAACCGACAGGCACCATGGATCCCATCACTAGACAGGCGGTCGCTAAGTCGGTGATGCACGCCCGTAAGGAGCTCAATGAGACGTTCCTAATCGTCAGTCATGACATGGACTTCATCTTGGCCTGTTGCGACCGCGTCGCCCTCATGAAAGGCGGCAAGGTCGTGGCCATGGGCACGCCGACCGAAGTCCTGGCCGGCATGTCCCAGAAAGACCTGGACGGTGACGAGTCCAAGGTTTGTGAGGTCTGA
- the mcrC gene encoding methyl-coenzyme M reductase I operon protein C, whose translation MKDSIGRKTRFVECRESRGMGIGGSLAQRATISDSGRDVVAVAMGPGKRHITKPVCEITYGLREEGIDISVLVVTAGSGVPTDAPDVSTGSLFGLDPIEVARIQQFKVMLIHLGNVRNHIIYKARLILRNVDLPAVIVCQAPVDFEDFARIGCKTRLVMPKDSDINTKGTIQEIITGVVRGTTVSQVKLDEIVSKVKQTM comes from the coding sequence TTGAAGGATTCCATCGGCCGCAAGACACGTTTTGTGGAATGCCGCGAGTCACGGGGCATGGGGATAGGCGGAAGCCTGGCCCAACGCGCCACCATCTCCGACAGCGGCCGTGACGTTGTGGCCGTGGCCATGGGTCCCGGCAAGCGTCACATCACCAAACCGGTCTGCGAGATCACCTATGGTCTCCGAGAGGAGGGCATAGACATATCAGTACTGGTTGTGACGGCCGGTTCGGGCGTACCAACCGATGCCCCGGACGTCTCCACCGGCTCCCTTTTCGGTCTGGACCCCATCGAGGTAGCCCGCATCCAGCAGTTCAAGGTGATGCTGATCCACCTGGGCAACGTGCGCAACCACATCATCTACAAAGCCCGCCTGATCCTAAGGAACGTTGATTTGCCGGCGGTCATCGTCTGCCAGGCCCCGGTGGACTTCGAGGACTTCGCCCGAATAGGGTGCAAGACCCGCTTGGTCATGCCCAAGGACTCGGACATCAACACCAAAGGCACGATCCAGGAGATCATCACCGGCGTGGTACGCGGAACCACCGTCAGTCAGGTCAAGTTGGATGAGATAGTGTCCAAGGTCAAGCAGACGATGTGA
- a CDS encoding methanogenesis marker 3 protein produces MRAVVNGKVKELPKGATVAQAVEGEPYTAGNSLALIKAMDDQRKMTNEYMVKTSKGCFIIELNESAYSEAWKRLYHDVVGRNLRWQTTRLHAFGSFPTQFEKSRSTSSFKRYDCFFALGGYDVNTTYFMIARIDMSDDLGLDHAVFGRVTRGRHILDLLDEGDVIEHIEPVVLRMTSQNAFATDDLSLPVEEGMVIETYVEVKLDERSPLCCEHFLVVVGDGSIPIDEKGFSYSACEANMDTNLGQEYSDVRHPDTVTVRHQGHQVGKIFFYNQVRQMNRSHNLVGKVVNGKNLVHLVPLKGKMLVRPDPVRIITIGMTQAQGAAFLASIGKKQKRSGDVSDNAVIVEQEPEMTIYAMKDDEIETIGIRADRIFAITMDAKESPWTIRYFKKITGLDHKSVGTMKVHFTFEGMPMITFQGDPLLAADLYPEKKFKGLSVRGDIGITNMSRPQRGLVGIRLEESNEFGPTGEESQGGNILGRFIGDLDTLMKDVKEEDIVYIRQARPEEMTGPKKKAKKTAKKKKEGSNGK; encoded by the coding sequence ATGAGAGCTGTCGTCAACGGGAAAGTAAAAGAGCTGCCCAAAGGGGCCACGGTGGCTCAGGCCGTGGAGGGAGAGCCTTACACTGCAGGGAATTCCTTAGCCTTGATCAAGGCCATGGATGACCAGCGCAAGATGACCAATGAGTACATGGTCAAGACCTCCAAGGGATGCTTTATCATCGAGCTGAACGAGAGCGCCTATTCCGAAGCATGGAAGAGGCTGTACCACGACGTAGTGGGCAGGAACCTCCGCTGGCAGACCACCCGACTGCACGCCTTCGGTTCCTTTCCCACCCAGTTCGAGAAGTCCCGAAGCACCAGCTCCTTCAAGCGCTACGATTGCTTCTTCGCCCTGGGCGGGTACGATGTCAATACCACTTACTTCATGATAGCCAGGATAGACATGAGCGACGACCTCGGCCTGGACCACGCCGTTTTCGGGCGGGTGACCAGGGGGAGGCACATCCTGGACCTTTTGGACGAGGGGGACGTGATCGAGCACATCGAGCCGGTGGTGCTCCGCATGACCTCCCAGAACGCCTTCGCCACCGATGACCTCAGCCTTCCCGTGGAGGAAGGGATGGTCATCGAGACCTACGTAGAGGTGAAGCTGGACGAGAGGTCCCCGCTGTGCTGCGAGCACTTCCTGGTGGTCGTGGGCGATGGCAGCATCCCCATCGACGAGAAGGGGTTCAGTTACAGCGCCTGCGAGGCCAATATGGACACGAATCTGGGTCAGGAGTACAGCGATGTGCGCCACCCGGACACCGTGACCGTAAGGCACCAGGGACACCAGGTGGGCAAGATATTCTTCTACAACCAGGTGCGCCAGATGAACCGCTCTCACAATCTGGTGGGCAAGGTGGTCAACGGCAAGAACCTGGTCCATCTGGTCCCCCTAAAAGGTAAGATGCTGGTCCGTCCGGACCCCGTACGCATAATAACCATCGGCATGACCCAGGCTCAGGGCGCGGCCTTCCTGGCCTCCATCGGAAAGAAGCAGAAGAGGAGCGGGGATGTCTCCGACAATGCCGTCATAGTGGAGCAGGAACCGGAGATGACCATATACGCCATGAAGGACGACGAGATCGAGACCATCGGCATCAGGGCGGACCGTATATTCGCCATAACCATGGACGCCAAGGAGTCCCCCTGGACCATCCGTTACTTCAAAAAGATCACCGGCCTGGACCATAAGTCCGTCGGCACCATGAAGGTGCATTTCACTTTCGAAGGTATGCCTATGATCACATTCCAAGGGGACCCCTTGCTGGCCGCGGACCTTTACCCGGAGAAAAAGTTCAAAGGGCTATCAGTGCGGGGCGACATCGGCATAACCAACATGTCCCGGCCCCAAAGGGGCCTTGTGGGCATTCGTCTGGAGGAGAGCAACGAATTCGGACCCACCGGGGAGGAGTCGCAGGGAGGTAACATCCTCGGTCGCTTCATCGGCGACCTGGACACACTGATGAAGGACGTCAAGGAAGAGGACATCGTCTACATCCGGCAGGCCCGTCCCGAGGAAATGACGGGGCCGAAGAAGAAGGCCAAGAAGACCGCCAAGAAAAAAAAGGAGGGCTCCAATGGAAAGTGA
- a CDS encoding methanogenesis marker protein 6 — MESDIETRLIFIAPSSDLTPDQIARFVHNISNGVIVKETCYGVVLEGPRDEVRHTRDELRKLDPNRIFSKVRAFPVGDIRRCRAHHGSRPGFAQLEKEWKDLCLIEKGLICMEKGEKPPEPKRRGKMPVTDLKKLIDEVTP, encoded by the coding sequence ATGGAAAGTGACATAGAGACCAGGCTGATATTCATCGCCCCGTCGTCCGACCTCACCCCGGACCAGATCGCCCGCTTCGTGCACAACATAAGTAACGGCGTCATCGTCAAGGAAACCTGCTATGGAGTGGTGCTGGAAGGGCCGCGCGACGAGGTCCGTCACACCCGGGACGAGCTCCGCAAGCTGGACCCCAACCGCATATTTTCCAAAGTAAGAGCGTTCCCGGTGGGCGACATCCGCCGCTGCCGGGCGCATCACGGCTCTCGACCGGGCTTCGCCCAGCTGGAGAAGGAATGGAAGGACCTGTGCCTTATCGAAAAGGGCCTGATATGCATGGAGAAGGGCGAGAAACCCCCCGAGCCTAAAAGAAGGGGCAAGATGCCAGTCACCGACCTTAAGAAGCTAATCGACGAGGTAACACCATGA
- a CDS encoding methanogenesis marker 5 protein, with protein MKIFIMPPNSMILYDLVERLGHEPLSLMQGLRERVTSNEIEAPPLNVTMDDVKKGLKYAGIEIPSGIRGRLAVYGPLIDQAEAAIFMESAPYSFGCVGCQRTNELAKLLVRKRKVPILTLIYPENEDEAKFMVVKIKEFLEGLK; from the coding sequence ATGAAGATCTTCATAATGCCGCCGAACAGCATGATTCTGTACGACCTGGTGGAGAGGTTGGGCCACGAACCGCTCAGTCTGATGCAGGGGCTGAGGGAAAGGGTCACCTCCAACGAGATAGAGGCTCCACCGCTCAACGTCACCATGGACGATGTCAAGAAGGGGCTGAAGTACGCTGGCATTGAGATACCATCCGGAATACGTGGACGACTGGCGGTCTACGGTCCGCTCATCGATCAGGCGGAAGCGGCCATATTCATGGAGTCCGCTCCCTACAGCTTCGGCTGCGTCGGCTGTCAACGCACCAACGAGCTGGCCAAGCTGCTGGTCCGTAAAAGGAAGGTGCCCATCCTCACTCTGATATATCCGGAGAACGAGGATGAGGCCAAGTTCATGGTTGTAAAGATCAAAGAGTTCCTGGAGGGTTTGAAATGA
- a CDS encoding methanogenesis marker 15 protein has product MIKIAQLSCGTEYSAVQAEIERAAETVGAKMVYPDVDMKKIDQAVEEFGFNPNSAQLKLMIARAMELANKNYDADAIFIATCFRCAEAALVRTELRKFVQEHTRLPVVTYSFTERTKAPQLLTRMEALVTIVERKELLARERQVGLTAGLDSGSSTTKAVIMRDNVIIGKYWLPTTDVFSSAETALTNALEEAGVKREQLEAIGTTGYGRYTLGKKFNAKLVQEELTVNSKGAVWLAGKQKGEATIIDIGGMDNKAITVRDGIPDNFTMGGICAGASGRFLELTAKRLKVEITELGALADQGDHTKVKMNSYCSIFGIQDLVTSLAAGNTLADVAAAACHSVAEQVYEQQLQEIEVRQPIIQVGGTSLISGLVTAMEHTLGARPIVPRDSQYIGGVGAALLSSGLLG; this is encoded by the coding sequence ATGATCAAGATCGCCCAACTATCCTGCGGAACGGAATACAGCGCGGTGCAGGCAGAGATCGAGCGCGCCGCCGAGACCGTAGGAGCCAAGATGGTCTACCCCGACGTGGACATGAAAAAGATCGACCAGGCGGTGGAAGAGTTCGGCTTCAACCCCAACAGCGCCCAGCTTAAGTTGATGATCGCCAGGGCCATGGAACTGGCCAACAAGAACTACGACGCCGACGCCATCTTCATCGCCACCTGCTTCAGGTGCGCCGAGGCCGCGCTGGTCCGCACGGAACTGAGAAAGTTCGTGCAGGAGCACACCCGGCTCCCCGTCGTCACCTACTCCTTCACCGAGAGGACCAAAGCGCCCCAGCTGCTGACCAGGATGGAGGCGCTGGTGACCATCGTGGAGAGGAAAGAGCTGCTGGCCCGCGAGAGGCAAGTGGGGCTCACAGCCGGACTGGACTCCGGGTCCTCCACCACCAAGGCGGTCATCATGCGCGACAACGTGATAATCGGTAAGTACTGGCTACCGACCACGGACGTGTTCTCGTCCGCAGAGACGGCCCTGACCAACGCCCTGGAGGAGGCCGGGGTCAAACGAGAGCAGTTGGAAGCCATCGGCACCACCGGTTACGGACGGTACACCCTGGGCAAGAAATTCAACGCCAAGCTGGTGCAGGAAGAGCTGACGGTGAACTCCAAGGGCGCCGTGTGGCTAGCGGGGAAACAAAAGGGCGAGGCCACTATCATCGACATCGGGGGGATGGACAACAAGGCCATCACCGTGCGGGACGGAATACCGGACAATTTCACCATGGGTGGCATTTGTGCCGGAGCGTCCGGACGTTTCCTGGAATTGACGGCCAAGCGTCTCAAGGTGGAGATCACCGAGCTTGGCGCCCTCGCCGACCAGGGTGACCATACCAAGGTCAAGATGAACTCCTACTGCTCCATCTTCGGCATACAGGACCTGGTGACGTCCCTGGCCGCCGGAAATACTTTGGCTGACGTGGCCGCGGCCGCCTGCCACAGCGTGGCAGAACAAGTATACGAGCAGCAGTTGCAGGAAATAGAGGTGCGCCAGCCTATCATACAGGTCGGGGGGACGTCGCTAATTTCGGGATTAGTGACAGCTATGGAGCACACCCTGGGTGCGAGGCCAATAGTGCCTAGGGACTCCCAGTACATAGGTGGGGTGGGCGCGGCGCTGCTCTCATCCGGCCTGCTGGGGTGA
- a CDS encoding methanogenesis marker 17 protein has protein sequence MEFELEGTEQYALESYQWLLERILMDMGISTMVKQARFVIRPDQTLFILSLKVKQSGGKRPVYDIADMEAREGGTYIYIKDESYAPRLLATLWRLYGRERVQQLTRLEIFVEGIPTEELADMKLDPEEEVRSKLLDALWRLLPEGLKIRQEIYDHDVMTIVATEHDMTVDFINEAHKVHKYMIGEEAK, from the coding sequence GTGGAGTTCGAGCTGGAAGGGACCGAGCAATACGCCCTGGAGTCCTACCAGTGGCTACTGGAACGCATCCTCATGGACATGGGGATATCCACCATGGTGAAGCAGGCGCGCTTCGTCATCCGCCCCGACCAGACCCTATTCATCCTGTCATTGAAGGTCAAACAGTCCGGGGGCAAGCGTCCGGTCTACGACATCGCGGACATGGAGGCTCGAGAAGGTGGCACGTACATCTACATCAAGGACGAGTCGTATGCACCACGGCTGCTGGCTACGCTCTGGCGGCTATACGGACGGGAGCGGGTGCAGCAGCTTACCCGCCTAGAGATATTCGTGGAGGGCATCCCGACCGAAGAGCTGGCCGATATGAAGCTCGATCCGGAGGAGGAGGTCCGCTCCAAGCTCCTGGACGCCCTGTGGAGGTTACTGCCGGAGGGGTTGAAGATACGGCAGGAGATCTACGACCACGATGTCATGACCATAGTGGCCACAGAGCATGACATGACCGTGGACTTCATAAACGAGGCCCATAAGGTGCACAAATACATGATTGGCGAGGAGGCGAAGTGA
- a CDS encoding methanogenesis marker 7 protein: MYEVLMYDGGVHKIEEFFDLIEDVGGFVLQKTKVQVMITLTFAIPEEDRPLIEKKSAELGGKIIEVPLAGTEIAVIGPTLGRHHMPHPICDIAEHLRRYGAITIVMGLARGRGRKTCQISAAEKAIIEEYDCAIFMLGNFKECITHEKIDLFKDIQIPVVTVVGPEIESLPHCEALVCGVGRKVERMRRSEEIAKLEEIAARVKEVIDVRRKEVEEDPLFVHPSEVKDALDEMDAVQECLRPAPVVLHVDGLRVKIPYKKHLKELEELEVYGRKLKDIATIADCRLGDSTIIKIRTKAEVEGRVRS, from the coding sequence ATGTACGAAGTGCTGATGTACGACGGCGGGGTGCACAAGATCGAGGAGTTCTTCGACCTCATCGAGGACGTCGGCGGCTTCGTGCTGCAGAAGACCAAGGTCCAGGTCATGATCACCCTCACCTTCGCCATCCCCGAGGAGGACCGCCCCCTCATCGAGAAGAAGTCCGCCGAGCTGGGCGGAAAGATAATCGAGGTGCCGTTGGCGGGCACGGAAATCGCGGTCATCGGTCCAACCCTGGGCCGACACCATATGCCCCACCCCATCTGCGACATCGCCGAGCATCTGAGGCGGTACGGTGCCATAACCATAGTCATGGGGCTGGCCCGCGGGCGCGGGCGCAAGACCTGCCAGATATCGGCCGCGGAGAAGGCCATCATCGAGGAGTACGACTGCGCCATCTTCATGCTAGGCAACTTCAAGGAATGCATCACCCACGAGAAGATCGACCTCTTCAAGGACATCCAGATTCCGGTGGTGACCGTGGTCGGGCCCGAGATCGAATCCCTGCCGCACTGCGAGGCCCTGGTCTGCGGGGTCGGCCGCAAGGTGGAGAGGATGCGGCGCTCGGAAGAGATCGCCAAGCTCGAGGAGATCGCTGCCCGGGTGAAGGAAGTTATCGACGTCCGTCGCAAGGAGGTGGAGGAGGACCCCCTGTTCGTGCACCCTTCCGAGGTCAAGGACGCCCTGGATGAGATGGATGCGGTGCAGGAATGCCTGCGCCCGGCGCCGGTTGTGCTGCACGTGGACGGCCTGAGGGTCAAGATCCCCTACAAGAAGCACCTCAAGGAGCTGGAGGAGCTGGAGGTCTACGGCCGCAAGCTCAAGGACATCGCCACCATAGCCGATTGCCGGCTGGGGGACAGCACCATCATCAAGATTCGCACCAAGGCCGAGGTGGAAGGCCGGGTCCGGTCCTGA